The Pecten maximus chromosome 11, xPecMax1.1, whole genome shotgun sequence genome has a segment encoding these proteins:
- the LOC117337898 gene encoding aurora kinase A-A-like, translated as MAKEPGRVLKPFNSSSGPDIISPVKPGTALLQAKENTSTCAQPERKQWCLQDFDIGRPLGKGKFGNVYLAREKSTKYVVAIKVLFKSQLQKAGVEHQLRREIEIQSHLSHPHILRLFQYFHDKTRVYLVLEYAPKGELYKELMKNTRFDEKRTATYMYQMTSALLYCHSKKVIHRDIKPENLLLGLTGDLKIADFGWSVHAPSSRRTTLCGTLDYLPPEMIEGKLHDEKVDLWSLGVLCYEFLVGKPPFEAETNSDTYRRITKVDLQFPPYVSHPARNLISMLLKHDPSQRITLEKVLEHPWIKENQRPAAP; from the exons ATGGCTAAGGAGCCTGGCCGTGTACTGAAACCATTCAACAGTTCTAGTGGTCCAGATATCATCTCGCCAGTTAAACCGGGCACAGCTTTGTTACAGGCCAAAGAAAATACATCCACTTGTGCACAACCTGAAAG aaaacaGTGGTGTTTGCAGGATTTTGATATAGGGAGGCCATTGGGTAAAGGAAAGTTTGGGAATGTGTACCTGGCCAGAGAGAAATCCACCAAATATGTTGTAGCAATAAAG GTACTGTTTAAGTCGCAGTTACAGAAAGCCGGTGTTGAGCACCAGCTTCGACGGGAGATAGAAATACAGTCGCATCTGAG CCATCCCCACATTCTGCGCTTGTTTCAATACTTCCATGACAAGACAAGAGTCTACCTGGTCCTGGAGTATGCCCCTAAGGGAGAACTTTACAAGGAGCTCATGAAGAATACAAGATTTGATGAGAAACGGACAGCAACA TATATGTACCAGATGACTAGTGCCCTGCTGTACTGCCACAGTAAAAAGGTCATCCACAGGGACATCAAACCCGAGAACCTCCTCCTTGGACTTACAGGAGATCTAAAAATCGCTGACTTTGGCTGGTCAGTTCATGCTCCCTCGTCTAG GAGAACCACACTCTGCGGAACCTTAGATTACCTACCTCCAGAAATGATTGAGGGCAAACTTCACGATGAGAAGGTGGATCTGTGGAGTTTGGGCGTGCTATGTTACGAGTTCCTTGTAGGGAAACCTCCTTTTGAGGCAGAGACCAACTCAGATACATATAGACGGATAACCAAAGTGGATCTTCAGTTCCCTCCATATGTGTCCCATCCAGCTAGAAATCTTATTAGTATG TTGCTAAAGCATGACCCCAGTCAGCGCATTACTCTGGAAAAGGTACTGGAACATCCCTGGATCAAAGAAAACCAGCGCCCAGCAGCACCATAG